The Streptomyces luteogriseus genome includes a window with the following:
- a CDS encoding 3-oxoacyl-ACP synthase has translation MESAGLLVLEAVATWLPEEREAASAMVAAGRITADESHDLGLTAVPVSEESAPDMAVLAAERALGASTCGPEDIDVVVHGWLYHQGHDFWSPAHYIAARIGAAAALPIGVQQMSNAGAAALGVARDKLTADARAQVALVTTADRFCPPGFDRWASDYGVVYGDAGTAALLRRQDPGRGRSGLALMSLAFVTDARYESMYRGRDEFSPIPLWRGGRIDVRRPKKAYLEEHGGIAAFTESARANVRAVLLKALAEADVDPSDARIRYVALPRLSNSVLDMMYLPVLEGLLTGKLLREREGSGHLGAGDMFANMTHIFSSPDLESGEIAVLLGGGGGFTWSCAVVQAV, from the coding sequence ATGGAAAGCGCAGGACTTCTGGTCCTGGAAGCTGTGGCGACATGGTTACCGGAGGAGCGTGAGGCGGCGTCGGCCATGGTGGCCGCGGGCAGGATCACCGCGGATGAGAGCCATGACCTCGGACTGACCGCGGTACCGGTGTCCGAAGAGTCGGCACCCGACATGGCGGTCCTGGCCGCGGAGCGTGCGCTCGGCGCCTCGACGTGCGGCCCCGAGGACATCGACGTGGTGGTGCACGGCTGGCTGTACCACCAGGGGCACGATTTCTGGTCCCCCGCCCACTACATCGCGGCCCGGATCGGCGCCGCCGCCGCGCTCCCGATCGGTGTCCAGCAGATGTCCAACGCCGGCGCCGCGGCGCTCGGCGTCGCCAGGGACAAGCTCACGGCGGACGCCCGCGCGCAGGTCGCCCTGGTGACCACCGCAGACCGTTTCTGCCCGCCCGGATTCGACCGCTGGGCCTCGGACTACGGCGTGGTGTACGGCGACGCCGGCACAGCGGCACTCCTGCGCCGCCAGGATCCCGGACGGGGCCGTTCCGGGCTTGCTCTGATGTCGCTCGCCTTCGTGACGGACGCCCGATACGAGTCGATGTACCGCGGTCGTGACGAGTTCAGTCCCATTCCGCTCTGGCGTGGCGGCCGTATCGACGTCAGAAGACCGAAGAAGGCTTACCTGGAGGAGCACGGGGGAATTGCCGCATTCACCGAGTCGGCGCGAGCGAACGTGCGCGCCGTCCTGCTGAAGGCACTTGCCGAAGCAGACGTGGATCCGAGCGACGCCCGAATCCGCTATGTGGCCCTGCCGCGCCTGAGCAACAGTGTTCTCGACATGATGTATCTGCCCGTTCTCGAGGGACTGCTGACCGGAAAGCTACTCCGGGAGCGAGAGGGCAGCGGGCACCTGGGGGCCGGAGACATGTTCGCCAATATGACCCACATCTTCTCGTCCCCGGATCTCGAATCAGGGGAAATCGCCGTGTTGCTCGGCGGTGGTGGCGGCTTTACCTGGTCGTGCGCCGTGGTACAGGCCGTCTGA
- a CDS encoding sigma-70 family RNA polymerase sigma factor, protein MTSALISRSSHESDRSTEIAHLFVAYRSHLLKLAVALGAEADAEDIVAEAFFQLYKNWDDLRSREAAAAYLRSVVRNLARMRLRRLVIARRYAEPRLCEPVVRSAEQQALLNNDQRAVVKALRNLPRRQFEALILKHWMNLKESEIADAMGISVGAVKSHTSRGMTRLSEMLESRVA, encoded by the coding sequence ATGACCTCAGCACTGATTTCGCGCAGCTCACACGAATCCGATCGGTCGACAGAAATAGCCCACCTCTTCGTCGCCTATCGGTCACATCTACTCAAGCTTGCCGTCGCGTTGGGTGCGGAGGCTGATGCTGAGGACATCGTTGCAGAGGCCTTCTTTCAGCTCTACAAGAATTGGGACGATTTACGCTCCAGGGAGGCCGCCGCAGCCTACCTGCGGTCGGTGGTGAGGAACCTGGCTCGTATGAGGTTGAGGCGGCTCGTGATTGCCCGCCGCTATGCCGAGCCCCGGCTGTGTGAGCCCGTAGTGCGCTCGGCCGAACAGCAGGCACTGCTCAACAATGATCAGCGGGCTGTGGTCAAGGCCCTCAGGAACCTTCCCCGTCGACAGTTCGAGGCCTTGATTCTGAAACACTGGATGAATCTCAAGGAATCGGAAATTGCCGACGCGATGGGAATATCGGTGGGTGCCGTGAAGTCCCATACGTCACGGGGGATGACGAGGCTCTCAGAGATGCTCGAGTCGCGGGTCGCGTAG
- a CDS encoding NAD(P)/FAD-dependent oxidoreductase: MPKSETQSYDVVINGASVAGCTAAILYARQGAKVALLERRSRMTAHKVLCTHYIQASAYPVMAELGLADALDGIGAIRNSADYWTKWGWIRPEAEAGPGVLPHGYSVRRESLDPVLRRMAAGTEGVDLRLGHTVNKLLTEDGRTTGVAGTSADGPFTLRAPLVVGADGKDSTVARLTGAPSETAENNRFSYFAYFRGLRHPEGRTCARVYYLDPDNAYVMPNEDGVTVVAAVLSKTRLDDFREDIEGAYLDFIRSLPEGPEIDKAERISKVIGTVNYPLIARQPSGPGFALIGDAALTSDPLSAVGCAWAMQSASWLVETTAPALSGGGPLDGALADYAKRHASETGGHQHLIADYALARPFNEIEAFMFEGAARDTRLAEHFHLFGSRLMTVEDYMAPEIVARTEKVTGWSLSEDSLRILSGEVPGAATHPARTDGARPESTEAAR; the protein is encoded by the coding sequence GTGCCAAAAAGCGAGACTCAAAGTTATGACGTCGTCATCAACGGGGCCAGCGTGGCCGGCTGTACGGCGGCGATTCTCTATGCACGTCAGGGTGCCAAGGTGGCCCTGCTGGAACGTCGTTCCCGTATGACCGCGCACAAAGTGCTGTGCACGCACTACATTCAAGCCTCCGCCTATCCTGTGATGGCCGAACTCGGATTGGCCGACGCCCTCGACGGCATAGGCGCGATACGCAACTCCGCGGACTACTGGACGAAATGGGGCTGGATCAGGCCCGAGGCCGAGGCCGGCCCGGGTGTCCTGCCGCACGGCTACAGCGTTCGCCGGGAGTCGCTCGACCCGGTGTTACGGAGGATGGCCGCCGGCACCGAGGGCGTGGACCTGCGGCTCGGTCACACCGTGAACAAGCTGCTGACGGAGGACGGCCGGACTACCGGTGTGGCCGGCACCTCGGCCGACGGCCCCTTCACCCTGCGGGCCCCACTCGTCGTGGGCGCCGACGGCAAGGACTCCACGGTCGCGCGTCTGACGGGTGCTCCGTCCGAGACCGCGGAGAACAACCGCTTCAGCTACTTCGCGTACTTCCGCGGGCTGCGCCACCCCGAGGGCCGCACCTGCGCACGTGTCTACTACCTCGACCCCGACAACGCCTACGTGATGCCGAACGAGGACGGGGTGACCGTCGTCGCCGCCGTGCTGTCCAAGACGCGGCTCGACGACTTCCGCGAGGACATCGAGGGCGCCTACCTCGACTTCATCCGCTCGCTGCCGGAGGGCCCCGAGATCGACAAGGCCGAGCGGATATCCAAGGTCATCGGCACCGTGAACTACCCGCTGATCGCGCGTCAGCCGTCCGGTCCCGGATTCGCCCTGATCGGCGATGCCGCCCTCACCAGTGATCCCCTCTCCGCCGTGGGCTGCGCCTGGGCCATGCAGTCGGCCTCATGGCTGGTCGAGACCACGGCTCCCGCCCTCTCCGGTGGCGGCCCGCTCGACGGCGCGCTCGCCGACTACGCGAAACGGCACGCCTCGGAGACCGGAGGCCATCAGCACCTCATCGCCGACTACGCCTTGGCGCGCCCCTTCAACGAGATCGAGGCGTTCATGTTCGAGGGTGCGGCACGCGATACCCGCCTTGCGGAGCACTTCCATCTCTTCGGTTCCCGCCTGATGACGGTGGAGGACTACATGGCGCCCGAGATCGTCGCCCGTACGGAGAAGGTGACCGGCTGGAGTCTGTCGGAGGACTCCCTGCGGATCCTGTCCGGGGAGGTTCCGGGGGCCGCGACGCACCCGGCCCGGACGGACGGCGCTCGCCCGGAGAGCACGGAGGCCGCCCGATGA
- a CDS encoding ester cyclase — MTAPATVLTHRELWDAWSRLWNGDFAIADTILARSMRVNIPQYGMPDPTTLHDGPSVASWIAAFRSSFDDDARITGELGPFIVGDYAIGRWVFEGTWQGGRPASATVPAGTRVTFRGVDILRFEDGRIAEYWLSDDQLDLYAQLGVLGDAATTSQGADPAAELRERLAQLSADAGRTLLLKQVLDAAAEATENAELRAASGQESFLALGVNSLAAVALGELLGELTGIPLTSTTVFDQPTPRALADHLWTRLTTAADGASVSLTAALERLETAAAELTGDAADGNLRAELVTRLGALLDRLTPVTERATADKPVEETSAEELLAYLDTRLRPLDDAR, encoded by the coding sequence ATGACCGCGCCGGCCACCGTCCTGACGCACCGGGAGCTGTGGGACGCCTGGTCCCGGCTGTGGAACGGCGACTTCGCCATCGCCGACACCATCCTGGCGCGCTCCATGCGGGTCAACATCCCCCAGTACGGCATGCCGGACCCCACAACCCTCCACGACGGCCCGTCCGTCGCCTCCTGGATCGCCGCCTTCCGTTCCTCCTTCGACGACGACGCCCGGATCACCGGAGAACTCGGTCCCTTCATCGTCGGCGACTACGCCATCGGCCGGTGGGTGTTCGAGGGCACCTGGCAGGGTGGCCGCCCCGCCTCCGCCACCGTGCCCGCCGGTACCCGCGTCACCTTCCGCGGCGTTGACATCCTGCGCTTCGAGGACGGCCGGATCGCCGAGTACTGGCTCTCGGACGACCAGCTCGACCTCTACGCCCAACTGGGCGTCCTCGGCGATGCCGCCACCACGTCACAGGGTGCGGACCCGGCGGCGGAACTGCGCGAGCGGCTCGCGCAGCTGTCCGCGGACGCCGGCCGCACACTGCTCCTGAAGCAGGTGCTCGACGCCGCAGCAGAGGCGACGGAGAATGCGGAACTGCGCGCCGCGTCCGGCCAGGAGAGCTTCCTGGCCCTCGGCGTCAACTCGCTGGCCGCCGTGGCCCTCGGCGAACTGCTCGGCGAGCTGACGGGGATCCCGCTGACCTCTACGACGGTCTTCGACCAGCCCACTCCACGGGCACTCGCCGACCACCTGTGGACCCGCCTCACCACAGCCGCGGACGGCGCGTCCGTGTCCCTGACGGCGGCCCTGGAGCGGCTGGAGACGGCCGCCGCCGAACTCACCGGTGACGCCGCCGACGGGAACCTGCGCGCCGAACTCGTCACACGGCTGGGCGCCCTGCTCGACCGGCTCACGCCCGTGACGGAGCGAGCCACCGCCGACAAGCCCGTCGAAGAGACGTCCGCCGAGGAACTGCTCGCCTATCTGGACACCAGGCTCCGACCCCTGGATGACGCCAGGTGA